Proteins co-encoded in one Flavivirga eckloniae genomic window:
- a CDS encoding SH3 domain-containing protein, with protein sequence MKTYINIIALLIAFNFAQAQELHYVKADNGLILREKPDRTSNRVTKLDYGTQLEVMEYTNLKLEVIDNNDVISGEWVKIITKEDDYSTEIGYVFNGYLTEEKLKKRFKVGFDELFSLSVDGLYAFVLKENKDTIDVALELGESIEEKNIRIKHHTDYKDIKVFQRYVNSVSIMNEGPHCDLLDWKSYYSSWVPLKPLKALNQFKTNSYTDDAWGKFKDVDINAFKQAVKTHCGDDWAELVKHVKSINEYPAVVSMSHISLKVVFTTMNDEKIEKIIVFEIPMGC encoded by the coding sequence ATGAAAACATACATAAACATAATCGCACTATTGATCGCTTTCAATTTTGCACAAGCACAAGAATTACACTATGTAAAAGCAGACAACGGATTAATTTTAAGAGAAAAGCCAGACAGAACCTCGAACAGGGTAACTAAGTTAGACTATGGTACACAATTAGAGGTTATGGAATACACAAACTTAAAATTAGAGGTTATAGACAATAATGACGTTATCTCTGGTGAATGGGTAAAAATCATCACCAAAGAGGATGATTATAGCACAGAAATAGGATATGTTTTTAATGGCTATTTAACAGAAGAAAAACTAAAAAAACGCTTTAAAGTAGGTTTCGACGAATTGTTCTCATTATCTGTAGACGGTCTGTATGCCTTTGTGCTTAAAGAGAATAAAGACACTATTGATGTCGCCTTAGAACTTGGAGAATCCATTGAAGAAAAAAACATTAGAATCAAGCATCATACAGATTATAAAGACATTAAAGTATTTCAAAGGTATGTAAACAGTGTCTCTATTATGAATGAAGGCCCTCATTGTGATTTATTGGATTGGAAAAGCTATTATTCCAGTTGGGTGCCCTTAAAACCATTAAAAGCCCTTAATCAGTTCAAAACAAATTCTTATACAGACGACGCTTGGGGTAAATTCAAAGACGTTGATATTAATGCGTTTAAACAAGCCGTTAAAACACATTGTGGTGACGATTGGGCTGAGCTAGTAAAACATGTAAAATCTATAAACGAATACCCTGCCGTAGTTTCAATGAGTCATATTTCTCTCAAAGTAGTTTTCACCACTATGAACGACGAAAAAATTGAAAAAATAATTGTCTTTGAAATTCCGATGGGATGTTAA
- a CDS encoding alpha-2-macroglobulin family protein, translating to MLLKKLSAILVLIAIVASCKKKVTETDNLFKFKDYISYTTSGLTSVMSPIEINLTEEVASWEMGQEITDRIVSISPYVEGKLMVANKHALMFTPDEPLQSATEYTVKVKLSDIYKDIPSDFSSYTFQFKTITPSFNIVTNNLQSYSKKWQYLEGVIKSADVISLENARQLVKASQNGNNLNIVFNEANEKSKVFDFKIDSISRLIEDSNILVSWNGKAIDAENKGENEVAIPGVNNFTITKTEVIQSPEQYLLINFSDPLKKQQNFDGLITLQNIKKPKFVVDGNVLKVYPDTKLVGNIQVDIFQGIKNTDGFKLKTPFSEIIGFEALKPQVRLIGNGSILPNSEELKFNFEAVNLSAVDVRVIKIFEDNVLQFLQDNNMNSNNSHEIRKVGRRIAKQTIPLVSENENTGKWKAYSIDLSKFFKVDAGAIYRVEVSFNKSYSLYDCDAVVSVNNSENNEDYYEDEYYEDDYDYGNETSEEDEDLKEEAYWNNLNYRYRNYSYNWREQENPCHDAYYSESRIVYQNLIASNLGVIAKRGTNNSYYFAVTNILNTEPEANATVALYNFQQQKIEEANTDKEGLTIIDAEKHASFAIVSKGNNASYVKLHDGNSLSLSKFDVSGNRLQRGLKGYIYGERGVWRPGDTLHLTFMLNDQANKLPKQHPVKLEITDPNGKLVYKKVSTDNLNNFFKFTVPTSTEDKTGDYNAKVSVGGATFYKGLKIETVKPNRLKIKVDFENDILTSTEPLKGTLGVKWLHGAPGKNLKTEIKAKFSTSYSGFKKYKGYTFNDPTRKFNTEEINVFEGRVNEEGQAKITNKIAVGKNAPGMLNVQFLVRAFENGGDFSLDAFTKKYAPYSSFVGLRSPKGNAYGSYFTDENQSFDVVVVDANGKPVKRNNLEVKVYKIEWRWWWNSSYDNLSSYVSSSYHRPYLNSKISTDANGKATLNINIPDNERGRYLIRIKDPVSGHATGRTAYFYKNWWLNSSSGDKSAAKMLVFSADKEKYDVGETAKITFQSGSEGRALVSIENGTEVLEHKWVKTKPGETVVDIPVTSDMAPNVFINISLLQPHAISANDLPIRLFGVIPMMVEDPETKLEPEIKMPDKLRPEQEFKVTVSEKNEKAMTYTIAVVEEGLLDLTRFKTPNAWSSFYAREALGVKTWDIFDDVIGAYSGSIDQVFSIGGDGSAAGGKNKKANRFKPVVTYLGPFSLKAGKSKTHNIKMPNYIGAVRTMVIAGNNTTEAYGCAEKSVEVKKPLMVLASLPRKLSPGEKVTLPVTVFAMEPKVKNVNISLKLSNGISVVGDKSKTLSFAKPDEKMAYFELDVSKAKGFNTVEVIASGNGEKSTYKVELDVFNPNPITSKPIDQVLEANATESVAFSTFGVYGTNAATLEFSTMPPMDFSRRLQYLIQYPHGCVEQTTSSVFPQLFLNDIFDLTHDKKQKIKTNIENGIKRLGHFQRPDGGLSYWIGENYTNDWGTSYAGHFMLEAEKKGYVLPLTFKSNWVKYQQQAARDWRPSYRSYNSDLAQAYRLYTLALAGQADLAAMNRLREFSEISNEAKWRLAAAYALAGQKEASDAISKTANINFKPVRYNYYTYGSVDRNRAMALETMVLTKNSKRRELSEYIAKDLSSNRWMSTQTTAYSLLAIAKMVEANGGKALNLNYTLNGKKETINTKSAIAQRELKVIDGENTISFTNNKDNIVYVRVLNSGKLPLGEELTEQRGLSVSYTYKDLKGNTIDVSNLMQGQDFVASVKVSNLKDEAINDVALTQIFPSGWEIVNTRFTDFGSTTTSQARFTDIRDDRVNFYFDLGRKGRQSTKTFNVMLNASYLGTYYLPGVQAEAMYDNEYLVRTKGKWITVEK from the coding sequence ATGCTATTAAAAAAACTCTCTGCTATTCTAGTGCTTATTGCAATAGTTGCATCTTGTAAAAAGAAAGTTACCGAAACAGATAATCTTTTCAAGTTTAAGGATTACATAAGTTATACAACATCAGGGTTAACATCGGTAATGAGCCCTATTGAAATAAATTTAACCGAAGAAGTAGCGAGTTGGGAAATGGGTCAGGAAATCACAGATCGTATCGTTTCCATAAGTCCATATGTAGAGGGAAAATTAATGGTAGCCAACAAACATGCTTTAATGTTTACTCCAGATGAGCCACTACAATCTGCTACAGAATATACTGTTAAGGTTAAACTTTCAGACATTTACAAAGATATTCCCAGCGATTTCAGCTCATATACCTTTCAATTTAAAACCATTACGCCAAGCTTCAATATTGTAACGAACAACCTGCAATCTTACAGTAAAAAATGGCAGTATTTAGAAGGTGTTATTAAATCGGCAGATGTTATTTCTTTAGAGAACGCCAGGCAATTAGTAAAGGCATCACAAAACGGAAATAATTTAAACATTGTATTTAACGAAGCTAACGAAAAAAGCAAGGTTTTCGATTTTAAAATAGATAGTATTAGCCGCTTAATAGAAGACAGCAACATTCTTGTATCGTGGAACGGAAAAGCTATTGATGCCGAGAACAAGGGCGAGAATGAGGTTGCTATTCCGGGCGTAAACAACTTTACAATTACCAAAACAGAAGTTATTCAATCCCCAGAACAATATTTACTAATCAACTTTTCAGATCCGCTAAAAAAGCAACAAAATTTTGACGGACTCATCACTCTTCAAAACATAAAGAAACCCAAATTCGTAGTTGATGGCAATGTGCTAAAAGTATATCCAGATACTAAACTGGTGGGTAATATCCAGGTTGATATTTTTCAAGGCATTAAAAACACAGATGGCTTTAAACTTAAAACACCTTTTTCAGAAATTATTGGTTTCGAAGCATTAAAACCACAAGTACGTTTAATTGGAAATGGTTCTATTTTGCCAAATTCAGAAGAATTAAAATTCAATTTCGAAGCCGTTAATTTAAGTGCTGTAGATGTAAGGGTGATTAAAATTTTCGAAGACAATGTGCTTCAGTTTTTGCAAGACAATAACATGAACAGCAATAACAGCCATGAAATTAGAAAAGTAGGACGCCGTATTGCAAAACAAACCATTCCGCTAGTATCAGAAAACGAAAACACAGGAAAATGGAAAGCCTACAGCATTGATTTATCAAAATTCTTTAAAGTAGATGCCGGGGCTATTTATCGTGTAGAAGTTAGTTTTAATAAAAGTTATTCGTTGTACGATTGCGATGCTGTTGTTAGCGTAAATAATAGTGAAAATAACGAGGATTATTATGAAGATGAATACTACGAAGACGATTACGATTATGGAAACGAAACTTCGGAAGAAGACGAAGATTTAAAAGAAGAAGCCTACTGGAACAACCTTAACTACAGATACCGAAACTATTCGTACAACTGGCGCGAACAAGAAAACCCTTGTCATGATGCTTACTATAGCGAAAGCCGTATCGTATACCAAAACCTAATTGCTTCGAATCTGGGGGTTATTGCAAAACGAGGCACTAATAACTCCTACTACTTTGCGGTTACCAATATTTTAAATACCGAGCCGGAAGCTAACGCTACAGTAGCGCTTTATAACTTCCAACAACAAAAAATAGAAGAAGCCAATACAGATAAAGAGGGTTTAACCATTATCGATGCCGAAAAACATGCTTCTTTTGCTATTGTTTCAAAAGGAAACAATGCCAGTTATGTAAAACTTCACGATGGGAATTCATTATCGTTAAGCAAGTTTGATGTTTCTGGTAATAGGTTACAACGCGGGCTTAAAGGATATATTTACGGCGAACGTGGTGTTTGGCGACCTGGCGATACCTTGCACTTAACGTTTATGCTAAACGATCAAGCCAACAAACTCCCAAAACAGCATCCTGTTAAGCTTGAAATTACCGACCCGAATGGCAAGCTTGTTTATAAAAAAGTTAGTACAGATAACCTTAATAACTTTTTCAAATTCACGGTTCCAACATCTACAGAAGATAAAACAGGAGATTACAACGCGAAAGTCTCTGTTGGAGGCGCTACATTTTATAAAGGCTTAAAAATTGAAACCGTTAAACCAAATCGATTAAAAATTAAAGTTGATTTTGAAAACGACATCCTTACAAGTACCGAACCACTAAAAGGAACACTGGGTGTAAAATGGCTTCATGGAGCACCAGGAAAGAACTTAAAAACTGAGATAAAAGCAAAATTCAGTACGTCGTATTCTGGTTTTAAAAAGTATAAAGGCTATACGTTTAACGATCCTACTCGCAAATTTAATACTGAAGAAATTAATGTTTTTGAAGGGCGTGTAAACGAGGAAGGACAAGCCAAAATCACTAATAAAATAGCTGTTGGAAAAAATGCTCCGGGCATGTTAAACGTGCAGTTTTTGGTACGTGCTTTCGAAAATGGTGGTGATTTCTCGTTAGATGCGTTTACTAAAAAATATGCACCCTACAGTTCTTTTGTCGGGTTACGTTCTCCAAAAGGAAATGCATATGGTTCTTATTTTACAGATGAAAACCAAAGTTTTGATGTGGTCGTAGTGGATGCCAATGGGAAGCCTGTAAAACGAAACAACCTAGAAGTAAAGGTTTATAAAATTGAATGGCGTTGGTGGTGGAACTCATCTTACGACAACTTATCTAGTTACGTTTCCAGCAGTTATCACAGACCTTATTTAAACTCTAAAATAAGCACCGATGCCAACGGTAAAGCAACACTAAACATAAACATCCCAGACAATGAACGTGGTCGTTACCTTATTCGAATTAAAGACCCTGTGAGCGGACATGCCACAGGAAGAACAGCTTATTTTTATAAAAACTGGTGGTTAAATTCGTCATCAGGAGATAAAAGTGCAGCAAAAATGCTCGTTTTCTCGGCAGATAAAGAAAAGTACGATGTTGGGGAAACAGCCAAAATAACCTTCCAATCAGGTAGTGAAGGGCGCGCATTAGTAAGTATAGAAAACGGCACAGAAGTATTAGAACATAAATGGGTAAAAACAAAACCGGGAGAAACGGTAGTAGATATTCCGGTAACGTCTGATATGGCTCCTAATGTGTTCATTAATATTTCACTATTACAACCACATGCTATTTCGGCTAACGATTTACCAATTCGCCTATTTGGGGTTATTCCTATGATGGTTGAAGACCCTGAAACTAAGCTAGAACCAGAAATAAAAATGCCGGACAAATTACGTCCGGAGCAAGAATTTAAAGTAACCGTATCGGAAAAAAACGAAAAAGCCATGACCTATACCATAGCTGTGGTTGAAGAAGGTCTGCTTGATCTTACACGTTTTAAAACGCCTAACGCATGGAGCTCTTTTTACGCTCGCGAAGCTCTAGGTGTAAAAACCTGGGATATTTTCGACGATGTTATTGGTGCTTATTCAGGCAGTATAGATCAAGTATTCTCTATTGGTGGTGATGGAAGTGCCGCCGGTGGAAAAAACAAAAAAGCAAACCGCTTTAAACCTGTGGTTACCTACTTAGGACCGTTCTCTTTAAAAGCCGGTAAAAGTAAAACGCATAACATAAAAATGCCAAATTACATTGGAGCCGTAAGAACTATGGTTATTGCTGGAAACAACACCACTGAAGCTTACGGATGCGCAGAAAAATCTGTTGAAGTTAAAAAGCCTTTAATGGTACTGGCATCGCTTCCGCGGAAATTAAGCCCTGGAGAAAAAGTAACCCTCCCTGTAACTGTTTTTGCCATGGAGCCTAAGGTTAAAAATGTAAACATTAGCTTGAAACTAAGCAATGGCATTTCGGTTGTAGGCGACAAATCAAAAACACTTTCGTTTGCTAAACCTGATGAAAAAATGGCTTATTTTGAGTTGGATGTTAGTAAAGCCAAAGGTTTCAATACCGTTGAAGTTATTGCCTCTGGAAACGGCGAGAAATCAACGTATAAAGTAGAGCTGGATGTTTTTAATCCAAATCCTATTACATCAAAACCAATAGATCAGGTTTTAGAAGCAAATGCAACAGAATCCGTAGCGTTTTCAACATTTGGTGTATACGGAACAAATGCTGCGACTCTGGAGTTTTCTACGATGCCTCCAATGGATTTTTCACGTAGATTACAATACTTAATCCAATATCCGCATGGCTGTGTAGAGCAAACCACATCGAGTGTATTCCCTCAGCTATTTTTAAACGATATTTTTGATTTAACGCATGATAAAAAACAAAAAATCAAGACTAATATTGAAAACGGTATTAAACGTTTAGGGCATTTTCAAAGACCAGACGGAGGTCTTAGTTATTGGATTGGTGAAAACTACACCAACGATTGGGGAACAAGTTATGCCGGGCATTTTATGTTAGAAGCCGAAAAGAAAGGTTATGTTTTACCACTTACCTTTAAAAGCAATTGGGTTAAATACCAGCAACAAGCGGCAAGAGATTGGAGACCTAGTTATCGAAGTTATAATTCCGATTTAGCACAGGCTTATAGATTATATACTTTGGCATTAGCTGGACAAGCAGATTTAGCCGCTATGAACAGATTGCGCGAGTTTAGCGAAATATCGAACGAAGCCAAATGGCGATTAGCAGCAGCTTATGCGTTAGCTGGACAAAAAGAGGCTAGCGACGCTATTTCTAAAACAGCAAATATTAATTTTAAACCCGTTCGTTATAACTATTACACCTATGGTTCTGTTGACAGAAACCGTGCTATGGCTTTAGAGACTATGGTGCTTACTAAAAATTCGAAAAGACGTGAATTATCTGAATACATTGCCAAAGACTTATCGAGCAATCGTTGGATGAGTACGCAAACCACCGCTTATAGCTTACTAGCCATTGCAAAAATGGTAGAAGCAAATGGAGGAAAAGCGCTTAATCTAAACTATACCCTAAACGGGAAAAAGGAAACCATAAATACCAAAAGTGCCATTGCCCAACGTGAGCTAAAAGTTATAGACGGCGAAAACACGATATCCTTTACCAATAATAAAGATAATATCGTTTATGTACGCGTATTAAATTCAGGAAAGCTACCGCTTGGAGAGGAATTAACAGAACAACGTGGACTGAGTGTTAGCTACACGTATAAAGATTTAAAAGGGAATACTATAGATGTTTCTAACCTCATGCAAGGTCAAGACTTTGTAGCGTCTGTAAAAGTTAGCAACCTTAAGGATGAAGCCATTAATGATGTGGCATTAACACAGATTTTTCCATCCGGGTGGGAAATCGTGAATACCCGCTTTACAGATTTTGGAAGTACAACGACCAGCCAAGCCAGATTTACAGATATTAGAGACGACCGTGTTAATTTCTATTTCGATCTGGGACGAAAAGGAAGGCAAAGCACCAAAACCTTTAATGTAATGCTTAACGCATCATATTTAGGAACTTATTATTTACCTGGTGTTCAAGCTGAAGCCATGTACGATAATGAATACCTGGTAAGAACCAAAGGTAAATGGATTACTGTTGAGAAGTAG
- a CDS encoding isoaspartyl peptidase/L-asparaginase family protein: MKKLVYLVLVLLAFTSCKNESKLPVEHVQQQKEKQEFSIIIHGGAGTILKENMSAEKEAAYKTTLEEAIRVGYNILKNGGSSLDAVQKTINVMEDSPLFNAGKGAVFTNAGTNEHDASIMDGKTLNAGASAGTTIVKNPINLARTVMDQSPHVMLSGNGANTFAKEQGLQIVDPDYFYTERRHKSLEKIKETEKLELDHDDKTALFYDADIKNSKFGTVGCAALDKNGNLAAGTSTGGMTNKRWGRVGDSPIIGAGTYANNNTCAVSSTGWGEYFIRAMVAYDISALMEYKNVSLQEAAKEVIQNKLTNLGGTGGIVAVDKYGTMVAEFNTAGMYRATMNAKGELSIGIYKD; this comes from the coding sequence ATGAAAAAACTAGTCTATTTAGTTTTGGTTTTATTAGCATTTACTTCTTGTAAAAATGAATCAAAATTACCTGTTGAACATGTTCAACAGCAGAAAGAAAAACAGGAATTTTCAATAATAATTCATGGAGGTGCCGGCACTATTTTAAAAGAAAATATGTCTGCAGAAAAAGAAGCTGCCTACAAAACTACCTTGGAAGAAGCCATTAGAGTTGGATATAACATTTTAAAAAATGGGGGATCGAGTCTTGACGCCGTGCAAAAAACAATCAACGTTATGGAAGATTCGCCGTTGTTCAATGCAGGAAAAGGTGCGGTTTTCACAAATGCAGGCACTAACGAACATGATGCTTCTATCATGGACGGAAAAACACTAAATGCAGGAGCATCGGCAGGAACAACCATAGTTAAAAACCCCATAAATTTAGCTAGAACCGTTATGGATCAATCACCTCATGTGATGCTATCTGGAAACGGAGCCAATACCTTTGCTAAAGAGCAAGGTCTGCAAATCGTAGATCCCGATTATTTTTATACCGAAAGACGCCACAAATCGCTCGAAAAAATAAAAGAAACCGAAAAACTCGAATTAGATCACGACGACAAAACCGCTCTCTTTTATGATGCCGATATTAAAAACTCAAAATTTGGAACCGTTGGCTGTGCTGCACTCGATAAAAACGGAAATCTGGCTGCCGGAACCTCAACTGGTGGTATGACCAACAAACGCTGGGGACGCGTGGGAGATTCTCCTATTATTGGAGCTGGTACATATGCCAATAATAATACCTGTGCCGTATCCAGTACAGGTTGGGGCGAGTATTTTATTCGCGCCATGGTAGCTTACGATATTTCTGCTCTTATGGAATACAAAAACGTATCACTACAAGAAGCCGCCAAAGAAGTCATTCAAAATAAACTAACAAATCTAGGTGGAACCGGAGGAATTGTTGCAGTAGATAAATACGGAACTATGGTTGCAGAATTCAATACAGCAGGTATGTACAGAGCAACCATGAATGCTAAAGGCGAACTATCTATCGGGATTTACAAAGATTAA
- a CDS encoding CAP domain-containing protein yields the protein MKNFLLKTGLTLAFLTLLTCNIGCSKDDPVGDIEKEITIDMANEILQIVNNHRTSIGKQILEVNTLAENLAEEHNMFMIGQGDISHDNFSKRADRLFDEENAKGVGENVAFKQVSAEQVMTAWLNSSDHRKNIEGNFTHIGISVVKSQSGVYYYTQLFLRK from the coding sequence ATGAAAAACTTTTTATTAAAAACTGGACTTACATTAGCATTTTTAACCCTATTAACTTGTAACATTGGATGCTCTAAAGACGATCCGGTCGGCGATATCGAAAAGGAAATAACTATCGATATGGCTAATGAGATATTACAAATAGTAAATAACCATAGAACTAGTATTGGGAAACAAATTTTAGAGGTTAATACTTTGGCGGAAAATTTAGCTGAAGAACATAATATGTTCATGATTGGTCAAGGAGATATTAGCCATGATAATTTTAGTAAGCGAGCAGACCGCCTGTTTGATGAAGAAAATGCCAAAGGAGTAGGTGAAAATGTAGCGTTTAAACAGGTTTCTGCAGAACAAGTTATGACTGCTTGGTTAAACAGCAGCGACCATCGTAAAAACATTGAAGGAAACTTTACGCATATAGGTATTAGCGTTGTTAAAAGTCAATCGGGAGTTTACTATTACACCCAACTTTTCCTAAGGAAATAG
- the amaB gene encoding L-piperidine-6-carboxylate dehydrogenase: MSVVSADFGINNVLVQLGVKDLNEGTSTGSNNFSNGEIIESYSPVDGQLIGKVKTTTKEDYERVMETATSAFKTWRTMPAPQRGEIVRQFGEKLREKKEALGRLVSYEMGKSYQEGLGEVQEMIDICDFAVGLSRQLHGLTMHSERPGHRMYEQYHPLGVVGIISAFNFPVAVWAWNTALAWVCGDVCVWKPSEKTPMCGVACQNIAAEVFKENNLPEGICNLINGDYKVGEFMTKDTRIPLISATGSTRMGKIVAQEVAARLGKSLLELGGNNAIIVTPDADIKMTVIGAVFGAVGTAGQRCTSTRRLIIHESIYDQVKNAVVDAYKQLRIGNPLDENNHVGPLIDTDAVGMYENALAKVVEEGGNIIVEGGVLSGEGYESGCYVKPAIAEAKPNFEIVQHETFAPVLYLLKYSGGVENAIDIQNEVAQGLSSAIMTNNLREAERFLSVAGSDCGIANVNIGTSGAEIGGAFGGEKETGGGRESGSDAWKVYMRRQTNTINYTTELPLAQGIKFDL, from the coding sequence ATGAGTGTAGTTTCTGCTGATTTCGGAATAAATAACGTTTTAGTGCAGTTAGGCGTTAAAGATTTAAATGAAGGAACTTCAACAGGTTCCAACAATTTCTCCAATGGAGAAATTATTGAAAGCTATTCACCCGTTGATGGACAATTAATTGGTAAAGTAAAAACGACAACAAAGGAAGATTACGAAAGGGTTATGGAAACTGCGACAAGTGCTTTCAAAACCTGGAGAACCATGCCTGCGCCACAGCGTGGCGAGATTGTGCGTCAGTTTGGTGAAAAATTAAGAGAGAAGAAAGAGGCTTTAGGCAGATTGGTTTCTTACGAAATGGGGAAATCTTATCAGGAAGGCTTGGGTGAAGTTCAGGAAATGATAGATATCTGTGATTTTGCTGTTGGATTATCCCGTCAGCTTCACGGCTTAACGATGCATTCGGAACGTCCGGGACATAGAATGTACGAGCAGTATCATCCTTTAGGTGTAGTTGGAATTATTTCTGCATTTAATTTTCCAGTAGCTGTTTGGGCATGGAATACGGCTTTGGCTTGGGTTTGCGGAGATGTTTGTGTTTGGAAACCTTCTGAGAAAACCCCTATGTGTGGTGTAGCTTGTCAGAACATTGCTGCCGAGGTTTTTAAAGAAAATAATTTACCGGAAGGGATTTGTAATTTAATTAATGGCGATTATAAGGTGGGTGAGTTTATGACGAAAGATACTCGCATTCCGTTAATTTCTGCAACAGGTTCTACAAGAATGGGTAAAATTGTGGCGCAAGAGGTAGCCGCCCGTTTAGGAAAAAGTTTATTGGAGTTAGGTGGTAATAATGCGATTATTGTAACGCCAGATGCTGATATTAAAATGACTGTTATTGGAGCCGTTTTCGGAGCAGTAGGAACAGCAGGACAACGTTGTACGTCTACGCGTCGTTTAATTATTCACGAGAGTATTTACGATCAGGTTAAGAACGCTGTTGTAGATGCGTATAAGCAATTACGCATTGGAAATCCGCTAGATGAAAACAACCATGTAGGGCCATTAATAGATACAGATGCTGTGGGAATGTATGAAAACGCCTTGGCTAAGGTTGTTGAAGAAGGTGGGAATATTATTGTTGAAGGCGGCGTGCTTTCTGGTGAAGGTTACGAAAGTGGGTGTTATGTAAAACCGGCTATTGCTGAGGCGAAACCTAATTTTGAAATTGTACAACACGAAACATTTGCACCAGTTTTATATTTATTGAAATATTCTGGAGGTGTTGAAAACGCTATAGATATTCAAAACGAAGTGGCACAAGGGTTAAGTTCTGCTATAATGACCAATAACTTAAGAGAGGCTGAGCGTTTCTTATCTGTTGCTGGTTCCGACTGTGGTATTGCCAACGTAAATATAGGGACTTCTGGAGCCGAAATTGGTGGTGCTTTTGGCGGTGAAAAAGAAACCGGAGGAGGACGCGAGTCTGGTTCTGATGCTTGGAAGGTTTATATGAGACGTCAAACCAATACAATTAATTATACTACCGAGTTGCCATTAGCTCAAGGGATTAAGTTTGATTTGTAA
- a CDS encoding ATP-binding protein has product MINKRLLIKHLLAHNDENSFYDKKRKIDISHKEGKAKFLKHICALSNSNPKNNSYIVIGVEDEDNNIVGVDFFDDSKIQNLINAYLSHPPIVQYENIPFPHLPVDKVVGLVTIRPTGKITSLRKNIWKYYGGSVFFRDGSMSMPKVFDIEIKDVNSEIVEAIENNAQNNIEHTLDGVFDFMTTRKDYNAQYKVFKEYFVICWAGQKKLVKDEVFFSRVDIELINEQVRLFFSALDEVAITIDDNSFKIIEYVNLGLQNSSKYYPLEETTIRFENNASYNIETKLLFEPPQFDKKVLHHIYNSNNAIIEKLKKGLTLTKREEVDLKNLPATYLICFLNSFQEAKNKLTEAKPYLKTHGNGLYELYKESLRILRKVKYS; this is encoded by the coding sequence ATGATTAATAAACGCCTTCTCATAAAACACCTTTTAGCTCATAACGATGAGAACAGTTTTTATGATAAAAAGCGAAAAATAGATATTAGTCATAAAGAAGGAAAAGCAAAGTTTTTAAAACATATTTGCGCACTATCAAATAGCAACCCAAAAAACAACTCTTACATCGTTATTGGTGTTGAAGATGAGGATAACAATATTGTTGGTGTTGATTTTTTTGATGACAGTAAAATACAGAACCTCATCAATGCCTATCTTAGTCATCCACCGATAGTACAATATGAAAACATTCCCTTTCCGCACTTGCCCGTAGATAAAGTTGTGGGATTGGTAACTATAAGACCTACAGGCAAAATCACATCGCTTAGAAAAAACATTTGGAAATACTACGGAGGCTCTGTGTTTTTTAGGGATGGTAGTATGAGTATGCCCAAGGTATTCGATATTGAAATAAAAGATGTAAACTCTGAAATTGTTGAAGCTATTGAAAACAATGCCCAAAACAATATAGAACATACATTGGACGGAGTTTTCGATTTTATGACTACTCGTAAGGACTACAACGCGCAATATAAAGTTTTTAAAGAGTATTTCGTAATATGCTGGGCTGGTCAAAAAAAGCTTGTAAAGGACGAGGTTTTCTTTTCCAGAGTAGATATTGAATTGATAAACGAACAGGTACGTTTATTCTTTTCTGCCTTAGATGAAGTCGCTATTACTATTGACGATAACAGCTTTAAAATTATCGAATATGTAAATCTCGGACTCCAAAACTCAAGCAAATATTATCCGTTAGAAGAAACAACCATCCGTTTCGAAAACAATGCGAGCTATAATATTGAAACAAAACTATTGTTCGAACCTCCTCAATTTGACAAAAAGGTATTGCATCATATTTACAACTCTAATAATGCTATTATAGAAAAACTTAAAAAGGGACTTACACTTACAAAAAGAGAGGAAGTAGATTTAAAAAACTTACCCGCTACTTACCTTATATGCTTCCTTAATTCATTTCAGGAAGCCAAAAACAAACTTACCGAAGCAAAACCTTATTTAAAAACACACGGAAATGGGTTATACGAACTTTATAAAGAATCGTTACGTATTTTAAGAAAAGTTAAATACAGTTAA